A genome region from Thermococcus gorgonarius includes the following:
- a CDS encoding DUF4152 family protein, translated as MRIVAADTGGALLDEEYNPIGLIATAAVLVEKPYRTATVSRVRYADPFNYDMSGRQAIRDEAVLAVELAREVKPDVVHLDSTIGGIEIRKLDEPTIEALSITDRGKEVWKDLAKDLQPLARKFWEETGIEIIAIGKSSVPVRIAEIYSGLYTAKWAIEYARKNGEAVVGLPRYMEVKILPGEIAGASLDPREGGLFGKIPADTEGIEWELYPNPLVRRFMVLEVWRKD; from the coding sequence ATGAGAATAGTTGCCGCTGACACTGGAGGAGCACTTCTCGACGAGGAGTACAATCCAATCGGGCTCATAGCAACGGCCGCAGTTCTAGTTGAAAAACCCTACCGGACGGCAACGGTGAGCAGAGTCAGGTACGCGGATCCTTTTAACTACGACATGAGCGGCAGGCAGGCCATAAGGGACGAGGCAGTTCTGGCAGTTGAGCTGGCAAGGGAAGTAAAGCCCGACGTTGTCCACCTTGATTCCACCATCGGGGGGATAGAAATCAGGAAGCTTGACGAACCAACGATAGAGGCTTTGAGCATAACCGATAGAGGAAAAGAAGTGTGGAAAGACCTCGCAAAGGATCTCCAACCTCTGGCGAGAAAATTCTGGGAAGAAACGGGAATAGAAATAATAGCCATAGGAAAGTCCAGCGTTCCCGTCAGAATAGCCGAGATATACTCCGGCCTTTATACCGCCAAGTGGGCCATAGAGTACGCCAGGAAAAACGGTGAGGCGGTTGTGGGGCTACCAAGGTACATGGAAGTCAAAATCCTGCCGGGGGAGATCGCCGGGGCAAGCCTTGATCCAAGAGAGGGAGGACTCTTCGGTAAGATCCCCGCCGATACTGAGGGCATAGAGTGGGAACTTTATCCGAACCCACTGGTTAGAAGGTTCATGGTTCTTGAAGTCTGGAGGAAGG
- a CDS encoding AI-2E family transporter: MKTRRVWLLFLFATVLITLVISWKTVSPLVTSMFFALTLAYIIYPAHRRLEAKVGSLKSALLLTILMIILGLLILAVLAMVAINLLQTFYRNVGDVFNWLLSVELPSSVSSFVQNLRANLMPMLADYVSSFTFSVPGYILQLLVFLLTFYYTLAYAHDMVPFILKLVPEEQKDFVFELLGHLDKTMNALVRAWLLLNVVKGVLMALGYIIFGVSDLYTALVAGFLTFLFSFIPLLEGWMLWVAAAIYLYLSGSPLLAIGISIYGAVLVSPLPDYTIRPKLVAKGADLDETIVFIGMVGGTWAFGLKGILLGPIILSMALVILKGWKNRQRVVKDSHTRSA, encoded by the coding sequence ATGAAAACCAGGAGAGTGTGGCTGTTGTTTTTGTTCGCCACTGTCTTGATCACTCTGGTTATCTCGTGGAAGACTGTAAGTCCACTTGTGACTTCGATGTTCTTTGCCCTCACCCTGGCTTATATCATATATCCTGCTCATCGAAGGCTTGAAGCGAAAGTTGGTTCATTAAAATCTGCCCTTCTTCTGACCATACTTATGATCATCCTGGGTCTTTTGATTCTTGCTGTTTTGGCGATGGTAGCTATAAACCTTCTCCAAACGTTTTACAGAAACGTTGGCGATGTATTCAACTGGCTTTTGTCCGTTGAGTTGCCTTCTTCGGTCTCCAGTTTCGTCCAGAACCTTAGGGCAAACCTGATGCCCATGCTGGCGGATTACGTTTCATCATTTACCTTCTCGGTTCCGGGATACATCCTCCAGCTCCTGGTCTTTTTGCTCACTTTCTATTATACCCTAGCGTATGCCCATGACATGGTTCCATTCATCCTCAAACTGGTGCCAGAAGAGCAGAAGGATTTCGTGTTCGAGCTTCTTGGGCACTTGGACAAAACGATGAACGCCCTCGTTAGAGCGTGGTTGCTTCTCAACGTCGTGAAGGGTGTCTTAATGGCTCTGGGATACATCATCTTTGGGGTTTCCGATCTGTACACTGCCCTGGTTGCGGGCTTTTTGACGTTCCTTTTCAGCTTCATTCCCCTACTTGAGGGGTGGATGCTGTGGGTCGCCGCGGCGATATACCTGTATCTTTCCGGATCACCCCTCCTGGCCATTGGAATTTCCATTTACGGCGCGGTTTTGGTCTCTCCACTGCCCGACTACACGATACGCCCAAAGCTGGTCGCAAAAGGTGCTGATCTTGATGAGACAATAGTCTTCATAGGTATGGTTGGAGGTACCTGGGCTTTTGGTCTCAAGGGTATTCTTCTGGGCCCGATAATTTTGAGCATGGCCCTGGTGATCTTGAAGGGGTGGAAAAACAGACAGAGAGTGGTTAAAGATTCTCACACTCGATCAGCTTAG
- a CDS encoding nicotinamidase, with protein MSQEALIVVDMQRDFMPGGALPVPEGDKIIPKVNECIKKFQKRGALIVATRDWHPENHISFKERGGPWPKHCVQNTPGAEFVVEIPENAVVISKATEPDKEAYSGFEGTELDEILRKNGVERVYVCGVATEYCVKATAMDALKLGYETYVIVDAIKGIDPEGEKRALEELQKAGAKLIECENL; from the coding sequence ATGTCCCAGGAAGCCCTTATTGTAGTCGATATGCAGAGGGATTTCATGCCTGGAGGAGCCCTCCCAGTTCCAGAGGGAGACAAAATAATCCCAAAGGTAAACGAATGCATCAAAAAGTTCCAGAAGCGGGGCGCGCTAATAGTTGCCACAAGGGACTGGCATCCGGAGAACCACATCAGCTTTAAAGAGCGGGGAGGCCCATGGCCAAAACACTGTGTTCAGAACACTCCAGGGGCAGAGTTCGTGGTCGAGATCCCAGAGAACGCGGTTGTAATCTCCAAGGCAACCGAGCCAGATAAGGAGGCATATTCCGGTTTTGAGGGGACAGAACTCGATGAAATCCTGCGGAAAAACGGGGTTGAGCGGGTTTACGTCTGCGGGGTTGCGACGGAATACTGCGTGAAGGCAACGGCCATGGACGCCCTCAAACTCGGCTACGAGACATACGTCATAGTGGACGCCATCAAGGGGATAGACCCAGAGGGAGAAAAAAGAGCCCTGGAAGAGCTCCAGAAGGCCGGGGCTAAGCTGATCGAGTGTGAGAATCTTTAA
- a CDS encoding DUF2240 family protein encodes MHPLKKAISVKGSKEFSRNELVGLLAFTLRIMSVKEAKESIDRWIKQGLLEEREGVLLVKDEALDEAIKSEDLFEEMIEFVSSSLGLERDELMAELKEFSKRYGNLDRKLVLYLFGLDKGLDMSKFRDRLSLE; translated from the coding sequence GTGCACCCGCTTAAGAAAGCGATAAGCGTTAAGGGATCCAAAGAGTTTTCCCGAAACGAGCTCGTTGGTCTGCTGGCTTTTACACTCAGGATAATGAGTGTTAAGGAAGCCAAGGAGTCCATTGACAGGTGGATAAAACAGGGCCTCCTCGAGGAAAGAGAAGGCGTCCTTCTGGTGAAAGATGAAGCCCTGGACGAGGCGATTAAGAGTGAAGACCTCTTTGAGGAAATGATTGAATTCGTCTCTTCTTCTCTGGGGCTTGAGAGAGATGAACTCATGGCCGAGCTCAAGGAGTTCTCAAAAAGGTACGGAAACCTCGACAGGAAGCTCGTTCTATATCTCTTTGGACTTGACAAGGGGCTGGACATGTCAAAGTTCAGGGACAGGCTCAGTCTGGAGTAA
- a CDS encoding phosphatase PAP2 family protein produces MKLQPLNRIIKSLNDHEVLVRLNTFILLYFGWLGFTVLYNHAIKYHSRDIMNEFLKLPFTSYDFVMDTVNLSRAAPIFYLLMKAVYYIGFSGSIALTVFFVLIYRRDLEKADELAFSYLLAYTSCGVVYSIFHIHAPHYVYDLPGFYPDRTYLTQQEFVLPSLHNTVAAINILVLWKYREKAWGKFAIGLNSLVPFATIFLGHHWIYDALAGIILAVIINRVARGRRISVPSTLRNIHISLIQKATVLSFLAGGVILFLAITLPKP; encoded by the coding sequence ATGAAACTTCAGCCTCTGAACCGTATAATCAAATCGCTAAACGATCACGAAGTCCTGGTCAGGCTCAATACTTTTATACTCCTCTACTTCGGCTGGCTAGGCTTTACGGTTCTCTACAATCACGCCATAAAATACCACAGCAGAGACATCATGAATGAATTTCTTAAACTACCTTTTACATCCTACGACTTCGTTATGGACACGGTAAACCTCTCAAGGGCAGCACCTATCTTTTATCTTCTAATGAAGGCGGTCTACTACATCGGGTTCTCTGGCTCTATAGCGCTGACTGTCTTTTTTGTTCTGATATACCGGAGAGATCTAGAAAAAGCCGACGAACTGGCCTTCAGCTATCTACTGGCATACACCTCCTGCGGCGTAGTCTACTCGATCTTCCACATCCATGCCCCCCACTACGTTTACGACCTCCCGGGGTTCTATCCTGATAGAACCTATCTAACCCAGCAGGAGTTCGTCCTCCCCTCTCTCCACAACACGGTGGCAGCCATCAATATTCTGGTTCTATGGAAATACAGGGAGAAAGCCTGGGGGAAGTTTGCCATAGGCCTGAATTCCCTGGTTCCCTTTGCCACGATATTCCTCGGCCACCACTGGATCTACGACGCTCTTGCCGGGATAATCCTGGCAGTTATAATAAACAGAGTGGCCAGAGGACGGAGGATTTCAGTACCCTCCACACTGAGAAACATTCACATATCACTCATTCAGAAAGCCACAGTCCTGAGCTTTCTCGCTGGGGGTGTCATCCTGTTCCTAGCTATAACGCTCCCCAAACCCTGA
- a CDS encoding HAD family hydrolase, protein MKLSIPNLEEIHFEAILFDLNGTLGESGRIGEEVKHLLKRLVDRYTVVVLSADTFGTLEEELKGLPVRVERVSNGVEKAEIAKGYSPYAAVGNGNNDVAMLEGAELAFCVIGPEGATIDALLASDIIVNDVRDAIAMLLDERKLIATLRG, encoded by the coding sequence ATGAAGCTTTCGATACCGAATCTTGAGGAGATACACTTTGAAGCAATTCTCTTCGACCTCAACGGAACCCTTGGTGAGAGTGGGAGAATCGGGGAGGAGGTAAAGCACCTCCTTAAGAGGCTCGTGGATAGATACACGGTGGTCGTCCTCAGCGCGGACACCTTTGGCACGCTTGAGGAAGAACTCAAGGGCCTGCCCGTGAGGGTTGAGAGAGTATCGAATGGAGTGGAGAAAGCAGAGATTGCAAAGGGTTACTCCCCATACGCGGCAGTTGGCAACGGCAACAACGACGTGGCGATGCTTGAAGGGGCAGAGTTGGCCTTTTGCGTCATCGGGCCTGAAGGTGCGACCATTGATGCACTACTCGCGAGCGATATCATTGTAAATGACGTGAGAGATGCCATAGCGATGCTCCTCGACGAGAGAAAGCTCATAGCGACGCTGAGGGGATGA
- a CDS encoding YigZ family protein, with protein MGYRTLKGVGTAQFIVKKSVFIGYASPANTEDEARAFIAKIKAHHSDATHNVSAYLINDGKNFAVRYDDDGEPKGSAGKPVLKVIQNRGLSNVVVVVTRYFGGIKLGYGGLVKAYSDAASLAIENAGIVEVYETERFEVTFPYNLFHTVKETVEKAGGKVVGEEYGELVKFTVETREGEAEPLMELLTEKTRGRVRLRPLFMRSL; from the coding sequence GTGGGTTACAGGACGCTGAAGGGCGTTGGAACGGCCCAGTTCATCGTCAAGAAGTCGGTCTTCATAGGTTACGCTTCCCCTGCAAACACGGAAGATGAAGCCAGGGCTTTCATAGCCAAGATAAAGGCACACCACAGCGATGCCACGCATAACGTCTCGGCCTATCTTATCAACGACGGAAAGAACTTCGCGGTTCGCTACGACGATGACGGCGAACCAAAGGGCTCCGCCGGAAAGCCCGTCCTCAAGGTCATCCAGAACAGGGGCCTGAGCAACGTCGTGGTCGTGGTTACGCGCTACTTTGGAGGTATAAAGCTCGGCTACGGCGGGCTGGTTAAAGCGTACAGCGACGCGGCAAGTCTCGCGATAGAGAACGCGGGAATCGTTGAGGTTTATGAGACGGAGCGCTTTGAGGTGACCTTTCCTTACAACCTCTTTCACACGGTTAAGGAGACCGTTGAGAAAGCGGGAGGAAAGGTGGTGGGCGAGGAGTACGGAGAGCTGGTGAAGTTCACGGTCGAGACGAGGGAGGGCGAAGCTGAACCCCTGATGGAGCTTTTGACGGAGAAGACGCGGGGCAGGGTGAGGTTGAGGCCGCTGTTTATGAGGTCGCTGTGA